From Brassica oleracea var. oleracea cultivar TO1000 chromosome C3, BOL, whole genome shotgun sequence, a single genomic window includes:
- the LOC106332307 gene encoding LOW QUALITY PROTEIN: shugoshin-1 (The sequence of the model RefSeq protein was modified relative to this genomic sequence to represent the inferred CDS: inserted 1 base in 1 codon), whose amino-acid sequence MMKRSSFSHKTPHSLSDITNSQSQDEFNHQETDLERSEQVNRLIKENVALVKLLEERDKTIELSRYELRNLREGIHKLKEQNWSLAQTNSQLLAEINLARNKVKALNHEVTCKNALLKATYCEQEKDENTQPRNAPAAQNVLKISDEESEKPSVPNRRRYIRGKSIGASTAHKIEGEKEKSETKRRQLRRKSARVRSATQEVIDNLFEIEDLQLTMPNDXQQDNLTFASHYSPNKKDDDLQRRDVLRRHQDCNVGRFPVDRLFGKAVERIHSYRTI is encoded by the exons ATGATGAAAAGATCTTCCTTTAGTCACAAGACGCCGCATAGTCTCTCTGATATCACTAACTCTCAGTCTCAAGACGAGTTTAATCATCAAGAAACTGATTTAGAGCGGAGTGAACAAGTAAACCGTCTGATAAAG GAGAATGTAGCATTGGTTAAGCTTCTTGAGGAAAGAGA CAAAACAATTGAGTTAAGCAGATACGAACTGAGGAATCTACGTGAAGGCATTCACAAATTGAAAGAGCAAAATTGGAGTCTTGCTCAAACCAATTCCCAACTTTTAGCT GAGATCAATTTAGCTAGAAACAAG GTGAAAGCTTTGAACCACGAGGTTACTTGCAAAAATGCTTTGCTTAAGGCTACATATTGTGAACAAGAG AAAGACGAAAACACACAACCAAGAAATGCACCAGCAGCTCAGAATGTGCTTAAAATTTCGGATGAAGAATCGGAGAAACCTTCGGTACCAAACAGAAGGCGATACATCAGAGGCAAAT CAATAGGAGCATCAACTGCGCACAAGATTGAGGGAGAAAAAGAGAAATCAGAAACCAAAAG GAGGCAGTTAAGAAGGAAATCAGCGAGAGTGAGATCAGCGACACAAGAAGTGATTGATAATCTGTTTGAGATCGAAGATCTTCAGCTTACAATGCCTAATG CTCAACAAGATAACTTGACATTCGCATCACATTATAGTCCAAACAAGAAAGATGATGATTTACAAAGAAGAGACGTTCTTAGAAGACATCAAGATTGTAACGTTGGTCGATTCCCGGTGGATCGACTATTTGGTAAAGCAGTTGAGAGGATACATTCTTACCGTACTATATAA
- the LOC106333979 gene encoding uncharacterized protein LOC106333979 (The sequence of the model RefSeq protein was modified relative to this genomic sequence to represent the inferred CDS: added 32 bases not found in genome assembly), producing MDKARNDYNAWAEVNILNSSQESDDMAAGTVIVKWEKPSLSFVKCNIDASWVNATENTGASWLLRNSSGEPMLHSRRSFSAISTKLEAELLSFSWAIDCLSDLRFGKVVFESSSYLAGEAILRPEMFLGFQDLLAHIRDKLSGFRLWNISYAQLQGNRCAHEIALSVTRNHRYQSYIARWTILATIVD from the coding sequence ATGGACAAGGCTCGGAATGATTATAATGCTTGGGCAGAGGTTAATATCTTAAACTCATCTCAAGAGTCTGATGACATGGCTGCTGGGACTGTGATCGTGAAATGGGAGAAACCATCCCTAAGCTTTGTCAAATGTAACATCGATGCATCGTGGGTCAATGCGACTGAGAACACTGGAGCTTCTTGGCTCCTTCGTAATAGTTCAGGGGAGCCTATGTTGCATAGCCGACGATCTTTCTCTGCCATTTCTACTAAGCTTGAGGCAGAGCTCTTAAGCTTTTCTTGGGCTATAGATTGTCTCTCAGACTTACGTTTTGGTAAAGTGGTTTTTGAATCATCATCTTACCTTGCGGGCGAAGCAATCCTTAGACCTGAAATGTTCCTTGGTTTTCAAGACCTGTTGGCTCATATCCGGGATAAACTGAGTGGTTTTAGACTGTGGAACATCTCATATGCACAACTCCAAGGCAATAGATGCGCCCATGAAATAGCTCTCAGTGTCACTAGGAATCACCGGTATCAATCATACATAGCTC
- the LOC106330695 gene encoding uncharacterized protein LOC106330695: MAEHLHTAINSLSLHDEEPVDLPDNPSFHVYEENAMSLLGRLLNPDFQPMDKMIETMPQIWRVYDRVRGIALSRDKFQFIFKREEDMMTVLNDRPWTYNNWTMLLDRWIPSPPVNFLTTVDVWVRIRNIPMNHYRIETIDFLASKIGHVVEIAYDPKASQKEAYIRALVRLNIANPAIAIKPLNLPSGGRVIIEFEYEKLRKRCFHCQRLTHERPSCPFVTKKAVAKEPRDRRDVNKSLMKQIEPPSSSQLRPLPTKPSSQHLSIPPGFAPLFPELPIEERNAALLYILHSDATERQARILRVQQSLAPGFVEPTVAKPIISHDLNKGKGHVFVFQENDRPLKRSSTVTDVPGNHERTPLRAHSNSIYDFSDHEASSASSPPGSTGFLMGSSSGNPPSGTRSEGRKNRRRPQRWKRIKKSHLHAASGPDKDDSDTGLCRSDHGLLPLASTTLSKRKTPLTAEEQLPKSSKTTLPSVASDLKPLTSQ; encoded by the coding sequence ATGGCAGAGCACCTACATACCGCTATTAACTCCTTGTCTCTGCATGACGAAGAACCTGTTGATCTCCCCGACAACCCGAGCTTCCATGTGTATGAGGAAAATGCTATGAGTCTCCTTGGACGTCTCCTTAACCCTGATTTTCAGCCTATGGACAAGATGATCGAGACTATGCCTCAAATATGGAGAGTCTATGATAGGGTTAGGGGGATTGCTCTTTCCCGGGATAAGTTCCAATTTATCTTCAAGCGAGAAGAAGATATGATGACTGTTCTGAATGATCGTCCTTGGACGTACAACAATTGGACTATGCTGCTGGATCGCTGGATCCCCTCCCCTCCAGTTAACTTCCTCACCACTGTTGATGTGTGGGTTCGCATTAGGAACATCCCGATGAACCATTATCGTATTGAAACGATAGACTTCCTTGCTTCAAAGATTGGTCATGTGGTGGAGATTGCGTACGATCCGAAAGCTTCACAAAAGGAGGCTTACATAAGGGCGCTAGTGAGGCTTAACATTGCGAACCCTGCGATTGCGATTAAGCCCTTGAATCTACCATCTGGTGGACGAGTGATCATTGAGTTTGAGTATGAGAAACTAAGAAAGAGATGCTTTCATTGTCAGCGACTTACACATGAGAGACCGAGCTGTCCCTTTGTCACCAAGAAAGCGGTAGCAAAAGAGCCTCGGGATAGAAGGGACGTGAACAAATCACTGATGAAGCAGATTGAACCGCCCTCTTCCTCTCAGCTCCGGCCTCTACCGACTAAACCTTCTTCCCAGCATCTCAGTATTCCTCCAGGGTTTGCTCCTCTGTTCCCGGAGCTACCAATAGAGGAGCGTAATGCTGCATTGCTATATATATTACATAGCGATGCTACGGAACGGCAAGCTAGAATATTGCGTGTCCAACAGTCTCTAGCCCCAGGGTTTGTGGAACCCACAGTTGCGAAACCCATAATCTCTCATGACCTGAATAAGGGGAAGGGACACGTCTTTGTCTTCCAGGAGAATGATAGGCCCTTGAAACGCTCCTCTACTGTGACTGATGTACCTGGAAACCATGAGAGGACTCCTCTTCGAGCACACTCTAACTCGATTTATGACTTCTCTGATCATGAGGCGTCCTCTGCCTCTTCCCCGCCTGGTTCAACGGGCTTTCTTATGGGCTCTTCCTCTGGAAACCCTCCTTCCGGGACTAGGAGTGAGGGGAGAAAGAACCGTCGACGTCCTCAGCGCTGGAAGAGAATTAAGAAGTCTCATCTACATGCTGCCTCGGGTCCTGATAAGGATGATTCTGACACTGGCCTGTGTAGGTCTGATCATGGTTTGCTTCCCCTGGCTAGTACCACCCTCTCCAAGCGTAAGACTCCTTTGACTGCAGAAGAACAGTTACCTAAATCTTCAAAAACAACCCTACCTTCGGTGGCTTCCGATCTGAAGCCGCTGACATCCCAATGA